In one window of Acidobacteriota bacterium DNA:
- a CDS encoding creatininase family protein, which yields MGFIERCLSTNMDHSYRQLTWTEVREAAAEKKVILIPVAAIEQHGYHLPVDVDNLAVEYVTEEAARRSDGLILVVPMVHYGFNEHNMGFPGTVSIREQVFMDFCYDIGRSFVRQGFDRIMYVNGHGSNQMLCNLVARRLVNTTPALAASMAYWDLAIETEKNLRQSEYPGGMAHGCEFETSIYLYLRPDKVQPDKMVAETPSKISRFIYADLFGSSPVHFVNRWSRVSSSGVEGDPFKASAEKGKAFTEEVIANLIEFAKSFRALSDLPDQDFNWQGHNNNPGINS from the coding sequence ATGGGATTCATCGAAAGGTGTTTAAGTACGAACATGGACCATTCATATCGACAGTTAACTTGGACTGAAGTTCGGGAAGCTGCGGCGGAAAAGAAAGTGATCCTGATCCCTGTAGCGGCGATAGAACAGCACGGTTATCACTTGCCTGTCGACGTCGATAATCTTGCGGTGGAATACGTAACCGAAGAGGCTGCACGCCGCTCCGATGGATTGATCCTCGTGGTTCCTATGGTGCATTACGGGTTTAATGAGCACAACATGGGCTTCCCAGGTACGGTGAGCATTCGGGAGCAGGTCTTCATGGATTTCTGCTATGACATTGGCAGATCCTTTGTCCGCCAGGGATTCGACCGTATCATGTACGTCAACGGTCATGGCAGCAATCAGATGCTGTGCAACCTCGTCGCCCGCCGGTTGGTCAATACAACACCTGCATTGGCTGCTTCGATGGCCTACTGGGACTTGGCCATAGAGACTGAGAAGAATCTTCGTCAATCAGAATACCCTGGAGGCATGGCCCATGGATGTGAATTTGAAACTTCCATATATCTCTACCTGAGACCAGATAAGGTGCAACCGGACAAGATGGTGGCTGAAACTCCTTCCAAGATTTCCCGCTTTATCTACGCCGATCTGTTTGGATCATCACCGGTGCACTTTGTCAATCGATGGAGTCGTGTGAGTAGCAGTGGAGTTGAAGGCGACCCGTTTAAGGCTTCTGCAGAAAAGGGCAAGGCTTTTACAGAGGAAGTTATCGCTAATCTAATTGAATTCGCCAAAAGTTTTCGAGCACTGTCGGATCTTCCTGATCAAGATTTTAACTGGCAAGGTCATAACAACAATCCTGGAATAAATAGCTAA
- a CDS encoding MBL fold metallo-hydrolase has product MKIDERVHLLASGAQGVRMTHDLDCNVYLLNGGTEYALIDTGVGDSVQQVEAAMVADGLDPKKLRYILLTHGHLDHSGACRAIYERFRGQVVCSNLTANALESGDEEAIHLRAAKEVGAYPAHYRLMPCPVKQRVADGDSFQVGDCHVTALLTPGHSKDMTSFLVCYNRRTLFFCGDTIFHGGKILLMSVADCSVQDYAGTIRRLGELKIEAFFPGHLLWVLRDGDSHIKAALSYVDKFLFPPNIL; this is encoded by the coding sequence GTGAAAATCGATGAGAGGGTTCACTTGCTTGCAAGTGGGGCTCAAGGCGTGAGGATGACGCACGATCTTGACTGTAACGTCTATCTGCTCAACGGTGGGACTGAATATGCTTTGATTGACACGGGTGTGGGCGACTCAGTGCAGCAGGTTGAGGCCGCAATGGTGGCTGACGGTCTGGATCCCAAAAAGCTGCGCTATATTTTGCTCACTCACGGTCACCTGGACCACTCAGGTGCTTGCCGCGCAATTTACGAGCGTTTTAGAGGCCAAGTAGTCTGCTCGAATTTGACGGCGAATGCCTTGGAAAGCGGTGATGAGGAAGCGATTCATTTGCGCGCCGCGAAGGAGGTGGGTGCGTATCCTGCACATTATCGTCTCATGCCGTGCCCTGTAAAACAGCGCGTGGCCGATGGTGATTCGTTCCAGGTTGGGGATTGCCATGTGACAGCATTGCTCACTCCGGGTCATAGCAAGGATATGACTTCATTCTTGGTTTGCTATAACAGGCGAACTTTGTTCTTTTGTGGGGACACAATTTTTCACGGCGGGAAGATTTTGCTCATGAGTGTTGCCGACTGCAGCGTTCAGGATTATGCGGGGACAATCAGGCGTCTTGGCGAATTGAAAATCGAGGCTTTCTTCCCAGGGCATCTTCTCTGGGTTTTAAGAGATGGCGATTCTCACATCAAGGCCGCTCTCAGTTACGTGGATAAATTTCTCTTTCCGCCCAATATTTTATGA
- a CDS encoding SDR family oxidoreductase: MILENNVALITGGASGIGRAISERFVREGARVGVLDINFEAGTECQQSLQNIGNFPPLFIPCDLENRLEIQESFETTLEHFGQIDILVNNAAAFLDDEFLELNFEKWEKTIAVNLTAAFVCSQLAARSMVALKIPGNIVNIASVNSFAAERRATPYATAKGGLLALTRAMAVDLAHYSIRVNAIAPGPIETGRSGPIFAAEEYHTAIKSSVPMNRAGRPDEVASVACFLVSEESSYMTGSTIVVDGGLLSYLRLG; the protein is encoded by the coding sequence ATGATACTCGAAAATAATGTTGCCCTCATCACGGGCGGAGCTTCCGGGATTGGCCGCGCGATCAGTGAACGGTTCGTACGAGAAGGCGCCCGCGTCGGCGTTCTCGACATCAATTTCGAGGCTGGTACGGAATGTCAGCAATCCCTTCAAAACATTGGAAACTTTCCGCCACTATTTATCCCTTGCGATCTTGAAAATCGACTGGAAATTCAAGAGTCGTTTGAAACCACATTAGAGCATTTTGGACAAATCGACATTCTCGTCAACAATGCTGCTGCATTTTTGGACGATGAGTTCCTGGAATTAAATTTTGAAAAATGGGAGAAAACGATCGCTGTTAACCTCACGGCCGCCTTCGTTTGCAGCCAGTTGGCAGCGCGGTCGATGGTGGCCCTCAAGATTCCAGGAAATATTGTGAACATCGCCTCAGTCAATAGCTTTGCAGCCGAGAGGCGTGCAACCCCCTACGCCACCGCTAAAGGCGGTCTATTGGCGCTTACCAGGGCCATGGCCGTCGATCTGGCTCACTACTCGATCCGTGTCAACGCGATAGCTCCCGGGCCCATTGAGACGGGAAGGTCAGGCCCCATTTTTGCTGCTGAGGAGTATCACACTGCTATAAAATCTAGCGTTCCCATGAACAGGGCGGGCCGTCCGGATGAGGTTGCATCTGTGGCCTGCTTTCTGGTTTCTGAGGAAAGTTCATACATGACGGGAAGCACCATCGTCGTCGACGGAGGTTTATTGTCTTATCTCCGCCTAGGTTGA
- a CDS encoding pyridoxal-phosphate dependent enzyme, with the protein MKKLKCTECGSSFPLAPEFKGCRSCLKRGVRSALEVVYEYPIIGDAFRDPSYGNKHGSVWAYTQLLPLENVEYIRSLGEGNTPLLRLELPSDHFDLPFIYLKNEGVNPTCCYKDRANSVTVSVARELGFKKVVASSTGNHGCSLAAYAASAGLECIILCHEEASQTVMNIMQFFGAQVIVGGPRAAFLSTLVHEKGWFPASTIVPSPDVSSPYGVEGFKTIAYEIFEQLGNVTPDAVFVPVGSGDGLFGIWKGFRELKEMGLTPNLPRMYGCQEAGCAPLVRSFREGREDVIRVSDKGSIALSIREPMTSPLALRAVYDSGGAAIDCSPSEIEDIWKYLGTEGLFVETASAVPLACVRKLIEIGHLDGIQNAVCVLTGAGIKWPEFLNAHTRAEPIVAANNFDGQTLVSRILKK; encoded by the coding sequence TTGAAAAAGCTAAAGTGTACAGAATGCGGAAGCTCATTTCCATTAGCTCCGGAGTTTAAGGGTTGCAGATCGTGTTTGAAAAGGGGAGTTCGCTCCGCCCTCGAAGTTGTGTATGAGTATCCAATCATCGGAGACGCTTTCCGAGATCCCAGTTACGGAAACAAGCATGGAAGCGTTTGGGCTTATACCCAGCTACTTCCCCTCGAAAATGTGGAATACATCCGAAGTTTGGGGGAGGGCAACACCCCTTTACTACGGCTTGAACTTCCATCCGATCATTTTGATCTGCCCTTCATTTATCTCAAGAATGAAGGTGTGAACCCCACCTGTTGTTACAAAGACCGGGCGAATTCGGTGACAGTTTCGGTTGCCCGGGAATTGGGATTCAAAAAAGTTGTCGCATCAAGCACGGGAAATCACGGTTGTTCGCTGGCGGCGTACGCGGCCAGTGCGGGTTTAGAATGCATCATTCTTTGTCACGAAGAGGCGTCTCAAACTGTGATGAACATCATGCAGTTTTTCGGAGCCCAAGTGATTGTTGGCGGACCACGAGCGGCTTTCTTATCGACACTCGTACATGAAAAAGGCTGGTTTCCGGCTAGTACTATCGTCCCTTCCCCCGATGTAAGTTCGCCCTATGGAGTGGAAGGCTTCAAGACAATCGCTTACGAAATCTTCGAGCAACTCGGAAACGTTACCCCCGATGCTGTATTTGTTCCTGTGGGGAGTGGAGACGGACTCTTTGGTATATGGAAGGGATTCCGTGAACTTAAGGAAATGGGATTGACACCCAATTTGCCAAGGATGTATGGATGCCAAGAAGCCGGCTGCGCCCCGCTCGTAAGATCATTCCGAGAGGGACGAGAAGATGTCATAAGGGTCTCTGACAAGGGATCGATCGCCTTGTCGATTCGAGAGCCGATGACCAGCCCTTTGGCTTTACGAGCTGTCTACGATTCGGGGGGTGCCGCAATCGATTGCTCGCCGTCGGAAATCGAAGATATATGGAAATATTTAGGAACGGAGGGTCTATTTGTAGAAACCGCCTCGGCGGTTCCTTTGGCCTGCGTACGGAAATTAATTGAGATCGGTCATCTTGACGGTATTCAGAACGCCGTTTGTGTCCTGACAGGAGCTGGCATAAAGTGGCCGGAATTCCTTAATGCACATACTAGAGCGGAACCTATCGTTGCCGCGAATAATTTCGATGGGCAGACACTGGTCAGCCGCATTCTCAAAAAATGA
- a CDS encoding tetratricopeptide repeat protein, protein MRESQYKRASSGLIKRAFKRKSGTNEIIWLCIVLSAPFCAKHTPALEAATEFQVSGPSSQQHFDEGKDYVREYNAGLFYLGRGNTAAATVAFEAATKLKPDFKEAHYALGSLYLRLGKTSLAKDEFRRVESIDPDFGDAYNSLGALSAIEHQYLAATDQLLRALELDPENVEALGNMSGVLNDLGEKEAALELLERAVRIAPQYATLYLSKGRELDEMARYNEAMKSYKEALRLDPHLSGLHSSMGLTLLALDQADEATREFHTALELNSNDSIALRGLGQIADAEGNLTAAAGYLERAVKAGADDYYSHIRLGKLHWQQGRLKEAEAEFRAALRSNTNSSSTEALFGLAKLLQAEGKIQEAQVYFERLRILHQKELAVADATVLNARGVNLWSQGDIEGAVAVFRKVLTIDPGFAIACHNLGVALAGGSMALGAMDAFRKAVGLRPDLAASHYGLAMLLKDENNPLAEEEFHKAKLLERFVPQLDPNVIPFHNKE, encoded by the coding sequence ATGCGCGAAAGCCAATATAAGCGGGCTTCTTCAGGCCTGATCAAGAGGGCCTTCAAACGAAAATCAGGGACCAATGAGATCATCTGGCTTTGCATAGTCCTGAGCGCGCCATTCTGCGCGAAGCACACACCTGCGCTGGAAGCAGCCACTGAATTCCAGGTTTCAGGCCCTTCATCGCAACAGCATTTCGATGAGGGGAAGGATTATGTTCGAGAATACAATGCCGGACTTTTCTATCTGGGGCGGGGAAATACGGCAGCAGCAACCGTAGCATTCGAAGCGGCGACAAAGCTGAAACCAGATTTCAAAGAAGCTCACTACGCTTTAGGATCACTTTACCTTCGCCTTGGCAAGACCTCTCTCGCGAAAGACGAATTCCGGCGGGTTGAAAGTATCGACCCTGATTTCGGCGATGCCTATAACAGCCTGGGGGCATTGTCCGCCATTGAGCATCAATACCTCGCGGCCACGGACCAACTGTTACGCGCTCTTGAGTTGGATCCCGAAAATGTGGAAGCCCTGGGGAACATGAGTGGCGTGCTCAACGATTTGGGTGAGAAAGAGGCCGCTTTGGAGTTATTGGAACGGGCGGTTCGAATCGCCCCCCAATACGCCACCCTTTATTTGTCGAAGGGACGGGAGCTCGACGAGATGGCCAGGTACAACGAAGCGATGAAATCATATAAAGAAGCGCTTCGTCTGGATCCCCATTTATCTGGCCTCCACAGTTCCATGGGTCTGACGCTTCTTGCACTAGATCAAGCTGATGAAGCAACCCGCGAGTTCCATACCGCTCTTGAACTGAACTCCAACGATAGCATCGCCCTCCGTGGGCTCGGCCAAATTGCAGACGCGGAAGGAAATCTCACGGCGGCTGCCGGCTATCTCGAACGCGCCGTTAAAGCCGGCGCTGATGACTACTATTCTCACATTCGACTTGGAAAGCTTCACTGGCAGCAGGGACGATTAAAAGAAGCGGAAGCGGAATTTCGTGCGGCTCTGCGTTCAAACACGAACTCGAGTAGTACAGAAGCCCTCTTTGGTTTGGCTAAATTACTCCAGGCTGAAGGAAAGATCCAGGAGGCACAAGTCTATTTCGAACGCCTGCGGATCCTGCATCAGAAGGAATTGGCCGTCGCCGATGCAACTGTTCTCAACGCGCGGGGAGTCAATCTCTGGAGTCAGGGGGATATTGAGGGCGCGGTTGCTGTTTTCAGGAAAGTACTGACCATCGACCCCGGGTTCGCCATAGCCTGTCACAACCTTGGTGTGGCATTGGCGGGTGGAAGCATGGCCTTGGGCGCCATGGATGCCTTCCGGAAGGCAGTTGGGTTGCGTCCTGATCTGGCAGCCTCACATTATGGGTTGGCTATGTTACTCAAGGACGAAAACAATCCTTTAGCAGAGGAAGAATTTCACAAAGCCAAATTGCTTGAGAGATTTGTCCCCCAACTCGACCCCAATGTCATTCCGTTTCACAACAAAGAGTAG